Proteins from a genomic interval of Ralstonia wenshanensis:
- the carB gene encoding carbamoyl-phosphate synthase large subunit has product MPKRTDIKTILIIGAGPIIIGQACEFDYSGAQACKALREEGFKVVLVNSNPATIMTDPNTADVTYIEPITWEVVERIIAKERPDAILPTMGGQTALNCALDLHRHGVLKKYNVELIGASPEAIDKAEDRQKFKDAMTKIGLGSAKSGIAHSMDEAVAVQSQIAKETGTSGYPIVIRPSFTLGGTGGGIAYNREEFEEICKRGLDLSPTNELLIEESLLGWKEYEMEVVRDKADNCIIVCSIENLDPMGIHTGDSITVAPAQTLTDKEYQILRNASLAVLREIGVDTGGSNVQFSINPKDGRMIVIEMNPRVSRSSALASKATGFPIAKVAAKLAVGYTLDELKNEITGGATPASFEPSIDYVVTKVPRFAFEKFPQADSHLTTQMKSVGEVMAMGRTFQESFQKALRGLEVGVDGLDEKSTDRDEIIEEIGEAGPDRIWYLGDAFRLGLSIDEVYAETSIDPWFLAQIEDIVKTEALVKARTLDSLSAAELRLLKQKGFSDRRLAKLMKTTSKAVREKRIAEKVRPVYKRVDTCAAEFATNTAYLYSTYEAEHGECEAEPTSNKKIMVLGGGPNRIGQGIEFDYCCVHAALALREDGYETIMVNCNPETVSTDYDTSDRLYFEPVTLEDVLEIVDKEKPVGVIVQYGGQTPLKLALDLEANGVPIIGTSPDMIDAAEDRERFQKLLHELGLRQPPNRTARAEDEALKLAEEIGYPLVVRPSYVLGGRAMEIVHEPRDLERYMREAVKVSNDSPVLLDRFLNDAIECDVDCLSDGKRVFIGGVMEHIEQAGVHSGDSACSLPPYSLSQATVDELKRQTAAMAKALNVVGLMNVQFAIQQKGGEDIVYVLEVNPRASRTVPYVSKATGVSLAKVAARCMAGQSLDSQGIEKEVVPAYYSVKEAVFPFNKFPGVDPVLGPEMRSTGEVMGVGKTFGEALFKSQLAAGSRLPEKGTVLMTVKDSDKPQAVEVARALHTLGYPIVATRGTASAIEAAGIPVRVVNKVKDGRPHIVDMIKNSEIALVFTTVDETRAAIADSRSIRQAALAQRVTYYTTIAGARAAVEGLKHMQHLDVYDLQGLHATL; this is encoded by the coding sequence ATGCCAAAACGTACAGATATCAAAACCATCCTGATCATCGGCGCGGGTCCGATCATCATCGGCCAGGCGTGTGAATTCGATTACTCCGGCGCGCAGGCTTGCAAGGCGCTCCGTGAAGAAGGCTTCAAGGTGGTCCTGGTCAACAGCAACCCGGCCACGATCATGACCGACCCCAACACGGCCGACGTGACCTACATCGAGCCGATCACCTGGGAAGTGGTCGAGCGCATCATCGCCAAGGAGCGTCCGGATGCGATCCTGCCGACCATGGGCGGCCAGACCGCGCTGAACTGCGCGCTGGACCTGCACCGCCACGGTGTGCTGAAGAAGTACAACGTCGAGCTGATCGGCGCATCGCCCGAGGCCATCGACAAGGCCGAAGACCGGCAGAAGTTCAAGGACGCGATGACCAAGATCGGCCTGGGTTCGGCCAAGTCCGGCATTGCGCATTCGATGGACGAAGCCGTGGCCGTGCAGTCGCAGATCGCCAAGGAAACCGGCACGAGCGGCTACCCGATCGTGATCCGTCCGTCGTTCACGCTGGGCGGCACGGGCGGCGGCATTGCATACAACCGCGAAGAATTCGAAGAGATCTGCAAGCGCGGTCTCGACCTCTCGCCGACCAACGAGCTGCTGATCGAAGAGTCGCTGCTCGGCTGGAAGGAATACGAGATGGAAGTCGTGCGCGACAAGGCCGACAACTGCATCATCGTCTGCTCGATCGAAAACCTGGACCCGATGGGCATCCACACCGGTGACTCCATCACCGTGGCCCCGGCACAGACGCTGACCGACAAGGAATACCAGATCCTGCGTAACGCCTCGCTGGCCGTGCTGCGCGAGATCGGCGTGGATACCGGCGGCTCGAACGTACAGTTCTCGATCAATCCGAAGGATGGCCGGATGATCGTGATTGAGATGAACCCGCGTGTGTCGCGCTCCTCCGCGCTGGCTTCCAAGGCCACCGGTTTCCCGATCGCCAAGGTTGCTGCCAAGCTGGCTGTGGGTTACACGCTGGACGAGCTGAAGAACGAGATCACAGGTGGTGCGACCCCGGCGTCGTTCGAGCCGTCGATCGACTACGTGGTCACCAAGGTGCCGCGTTTCGCGTTCGAAAAATTCCCGCAGGCCGACAGCCACCTGACCACGCAGATGAAGTCCGTGGGCGAGGTGATGGCCATGGGGCGGACCTTCCAGGAATCGTTCCAGAAGGCGCTGCGCGGCCTGGAAGTCGGTGTGGATGGCCTGGACGAAAAGTCCACCGATCGCGACGAAATCATCGAAGAGATCGGCGAAGCCGGTCCGGACCGCATCTGGTACCTGGGTGACGCATTCCGCCTGGGCCTGTCGATCGACGAGGTCTACGCAGAGACGTCCATCGACCCGTGGTTCCTCGCGCAGATCGAAGACATCGTCAAGACCGAAGCGCTGGTCAAGGCGCGCACGCTGGATAGCCTGTCGGCTGCCGAGCTGCGTCTGCTCAAGCAGAAGGGCTTCTCCGACCGCCGCTTGGCCAAGCTGATGAAGACGACTTCCAAGGCCGTGCGTGAGAAGCGTATCGCCGAAAAGGTCCGCCCGGTCTACAAGCGCGTGGACACCTGCGCGGCCGAATTCGCCACCAACACCGCGTATCTGTACTCGACCTATGAGGCCGAGCACGGCGAGTGCGAAGCCGAGCCGACCAGCAACAAGAAGATCATGGTGCTGGGCGGTGGCCCGAACCGGATCGGCCAAGGCATCGAGTTCGACTACTGCTGCGTGCACGCCGCGCTGGCACTGCGCGAAGACGGGTACGAGACCATCATGGTCAACTGCAACCCGGAAACCGTCTCGACCGACTACGACACGTCCGACCGCCTGTACTTCGAGCCGGTGACGCTGGAAGACGTGCTCGAGATCGTCGACAAGGAAAAGCCGGTCGGCGTGATCGTGCAATACGGTGGCCAGACGCCGCTGAAGCTCGCGCTCGACCTGGAAGCCAATGGCGTGCCCATCATCGGCACGTCGCCAGACATGATCGACGCGGCCGAAGACCGTGAGCGCTTCCAGAAGCTGCTGCACGAGCTGGGCCTGCGTCAGCCGCCCAACCGCACCGCGCGTGCCGAAGACGAAGCGCTCAAGCTGGCCGAAGAAATCGGCTACCCGCTGGTGGTGCGTCCGTCGTACGTGCTGGGTGGCCGCGCGATGGAAATCGTGCATGAGCCGCGCGACCTCGAGCGCTACATGCGCGAGGCCGTGAAGGTGTCGAACGACAGCCCCGTGCTGCTCGACCGCTTCCTGAATGACGCCATCGAGTGCGACGTGGATTGCCTGTCTGACGGCAAGCGCGTCTTCATCGGCGGCGTGATGGAGCACATCGAGCAGGCCGGCGTGCACTCGGGCGACTCGGCTTGCTCGCTGCCGCCGTATTCGCTGTCGCAAGCCACCGTTGATGAGCTCAAGCGCCAGACCGCTGCGATGGCCAAGGCGCTGAACGTGGTGGGGCTGATGAACGTGCAGTTCGCGATCCAGCAGAAGGGCGGTGAGGACATCGTCTACGTGCTGGAAGTGAACCCGCGCGCGTCGCGTACCGTGCCGTACGTTTCGAAGGCGACCGGTGTCTCGCTGGCCAAGGTCGCGGCGCGCTGTATGGCCGGTCAGTCGCTCGATTCGCAAGGCATCGAAAAGGAAGTCGTGCCGGCGTACTACAGCGTGAAGGAAGCGGTGTTCCCGTTCAACAAGTTCCCGGGTGTCGACCCGGTGCTTGGACCGGAAATGCGCTCCACCGGCGAGGTGATGGGTGTGGGCAAGACCTTTGGCGAGGCGCTCTTCAAGAGCCAGCTCGCCGCCGGTTCGCGCCTGCCCGAGAAGGGCACCGTGCTCATGACGGTCAAGGACAGCGACAAGCCGCAAGCCGTGGAAGTGGCCCGCGCGCTGCATACGCTGGGCTACCCGATCGTGGCGACGCGCGGTACGGCTTCCGCCATTGAAGCCGCCGGCATTCCGGTGCGCGTGGTCAACAAGGTGAAGGACGGCCGTCCGCACATTGTCGACATGATCAAGAACAGCGAGATCGCGCTCGTCTTCACGACCGTCGACGAGACGCGTGCCGCGATTGCCGACTCGCGTTCCATCCGCCAGGCTGCATTGGCGCAGCGTGTCACGTACTACACGACCATCGCCGGTGCGCGCGCCGCGGTGGAAGGTCTGAAGCACATGCAGCACCTGGATGTGTATGACCTGCAGGGTCTGCACGCCACCCTGTAA
- the leuE gene encoding leucine efflux protein LeuE → MNAFMLAHFGITEFWTFLLGTIFIVLLPGPNSMYVLSVAARRGVRAGYQGACGVFLGDAILMVLSAAGVASLLKASPALFYVVKYIGAAYLAWIGLQMLRGAVRNWRARKASGSVEQNAVPADESHPFKKALIISLLNPKAILFFISFFIQFVDPHYALPVVSFVVLGLVCQICSFLYLTTIIFVGARLAAAFRARRRLSAGMSSGVGAMFIGFSAKLATATLN, encoded by the coding sequence ATGAACGCCTTCATGCTCGCCCACTTCGGCATCACCGAGTTCTGGACCTTCCTGCTCGGCACGATCTTCATCGTGCTGCTGCCGGGGCCGAACTCGATGTACGTGCTGTCGGTGGCGGCCCGACGCGGTGTGCGCGCGGGCTACCAGGGCGCATGCGGTGTGTTTCTGGGCGATGCCATCCTGATGGTGTTGTCGGCAGCGGGCGTGGCTTCGCTGTTGAAGGCGAGTCCGGCGCTGTTCTACGTCGTGAAGTACATCGGTGCGGCGTACCTTGCGTGGATCGGTCTGCAGATGCTGCGTGGCGCGGTGCGCAATTGGCGCGCGCGCAAGGCCAGCGGGTCCGTCGAACAAAACGCGGTCCCGGCCGATGAATCGCATCCCTTCAAGAAGGCGCTGATCATCAGCCTGCTGAACCCGAAGGCGATCCTGTTCTTCATCTCGTTCTTCATCCAGTTCGTCGACCCGCACTACGCGCTGCCGGTGGTGTCGTTCGTCGTGCTGGGGCTGGTCTGCCAGATCTGCAGCTTCCTGTACCTGACCACCATCATCTTCGTGGGCGCGCGGCTGGCCGCGGCGTTCCGCGCGCGACGACGTTTGTCTGCTGGTATGAGCAGCGGCGTCGGCGCCATGTTTATCGGCTTTTCCGCCAAGCTGGCGACGGCCACACTGAATTAA
- the carA gene encoding glutamine-hydrolyzing carbamoyl-phosphate synthase small subunit — protein MLPSFPPAILALADGTVFRGYSIGAAGHTIGEVVFNTAITGYQEILTDPSYSRQIVTLTYPHIGNVGVNREDVEATKVHAAGLIIKDLPILASNFRKEHSLSHYLKGEKVVAIAGIDTRKLTRILREKGAQNGCILAGEDNVQKAIDLARSFPGLSGMDLAKVVSVTEPYEWNQTEWELGRGYGKQEAPKYHVVAYDFGVKFNILRMLAERGCRVTVVPAQTSAADVLAHNPDGVFLSNGPGDPEPCDYAIAAAKEFLERRLPTFGICLGHQIMGLAVGAKTLKMKTGHHGANHPVKDLQDGRVVITSQNHGFAVDPESLPANARVTHVSLFDGTLQGFELTDRPAFCFQGHPEASPGPHDIAYLFDRFTAAMDAAKQ, from the coding sequence GTGTTGCCGTCTTTCCCGCCCGCCATCCTCGCGCTTGCAGACGGCACGGTCTTTCGTGGCTATTCCATCGGTGCGGCCGGTCATACGATCGGCGAAGTGGTGTTCAACACTGCCATCACCGGCTATCAGGAAATCCTTACCGATCCGAGCTACTCGCGCCAGATCGTCACGCTCACGTATCCGCATATCGGTAACGTTGGCGTGAACCGTGAGGACGTCGAAGCTACGAAAGTCCATGCCGCCGGCCTCATCATCAAGGATCTGCCGATCCTCGCGTCCAATTTCCGCAAGGAACACTCGCTCTCGCATTACCTGAAGGGTGAGAAGGTGGTCGCCATTGCCGGAATCGATACCCGCAAGCTGACTCGGATTCTGCGTGAGAAGGGCGCCCAGAATGGTTGCATTCTCGCCGGCGAAGACAACGTGCAGAAGGCCATCGACCTCGCGCGTTCGTTCCCGGGCCTGTCGGGCATGGATCTGGCCAAGGTCGTATCTGTGACCGAGCCGTACGAGTGGAACCAGACCGAATGGGAGCTGGGTCGGGGCTACGGCAAGCAGGAAGCCCCGAAGTACCACGTGGTCGCGTACGACTTCGGCGTCAAGTTCAACATCCTGCGCATGCTGGCCGAGCGTGGCTGCCGCGTAACGGTGGTGCCGGCGCAAACCAGTGCAGCCGATGTCCTGGCGCATAACCCGGATGGCGTCTTCCTGTCCAACGGCCCCGGCGATCCGGAGCCGTGCGACTACGCGATCGCCGCCGCCAAGGAATTCCTCGAGCGCCGCCTGCCGACTTTCGGTATCTGCCTGGGTCATCAGATCATGGGCCTGGCTGTGGGCGCCAAGACGCTCAAGATGAAGACCGGCCACCACGGCGCCAACCACCCGGTCAAGGATCTGCAGGATGGCCGCGTGGTCATCACCTCGCAGAACCACGGCTTTGCAGTGGACCCGGAATCGCTGCCGGCCAACGCCCGCGTGACGCACGTTTCGTTGTTCGACGGCACGCTGCAGGGCTTCGAGCTGACCGACCGTCCGGCATTCTGCTTCCAGGGCCACCCTGAAGCGTCGCCCGGTCCGCACGACATCGCGTATCTGTTCGACCGCTTCACCGCGGCGATGGACGCAGCCAAGCAGTAA
- the prpE gene encoding propionate--CoA ligase, translated as MPMSAAYRALYQCSIDDPAGFWGEQAQRIEWQTPYSAVLDDSRLPFAKWFVGGRTNLCHNAVDRHLATRGEQAALVYVSTETGLETTYTYRQLHREVNRMAASLQALGVKRGDRVLIYLPMIPEAAFAMLACARIGAIHSVVFGGFASNSLATRIDDATPRVIVSADAGSRAGKVVEYKPLLDAAIGLAAHKPERVLLVDRKLAPMQHNPRDVDYATLAAEHANADVPCEWMESSEPSYILYTSGTTGKPKGVQRDTGGYAVALAASMPLIFGAQPGDTMFTASDVGWVVGHSYIVYAPLLAGLTTVMYEGTPIRPDGAVWWRIVEQYRVNVMFTAPTAIRVLKKQDPALLQRHDLSSLRRLFLAGEPLDEPTASWIGEALHKPIVDNYWQTETGWPMLAIPQGVEPSEQKLGSPGFPVYGYKLDILDEATGEPCAPGEKGLLAVAAPLPPGCMTTVWGDDARFLQTYWSAFPGRHIYSSFDWGVRDEEGYVTILGRTDDVINVAGHRLGTREIEESLSSHPAIAEVAVVGVADQLKGQVAMGFAIVRDASRVSEAAGRLALEGELMRTVEAQLGAVARPSRVFFVGALPKTRSGKLLRRAMQAVAEGRDPGDLTTIEDPTALAQVQAAMRGE; from the coding sequence ATGCCCATGTCCGCCGCGTATCGCGCGCTGTATCAGTGCTCCATTGACGACCCCGCAGGCTTTTGGGGCGAACAGGCTCAGCGCATTGAGTGGCAAACGCCGTATTCGGCAGTCCTCGACGATTCGCGCTTGCCGTTCGCCAAGTGGTTCGTGGGCGGTCGCACCAACCTTTGCCACAACGCCGTCGACCGGCATCTCGCCACGCGCGGCGAGCAAGCAGCGCTGGTGTATGTCTCCACTGAGACCGGCCTGGAGACCACGTACACCTATCGCCAGCTCCATCGCGAGGTCAACCGCATGGCAGCGAGCCTGCAGGCGCTGGGCGTCAAACGCGGCGATCGCGTGCTGATTTATCTGCCGATGATTCCTGAAGCCGCGTTTGCCATGCTGGCCTGTGCGCGCATCGGTGCGATCCATTCGGTGGTGTTCGGCGGTTTCGCATCCAACAGCCTCGCCACGCGCATTGACGACGCTACGCCGCGTGTGATCGTCAGTGCGGATGCGGGCTCGCGCGCAGGCAAGGTAGTCGAATACAAGCCGTTGCTTGACGCGGCGATTGGCTTGGCGGCGCACAAGCCTGAGCGCGTGTTGCTCGTCGATCGCAAACTGGCGCCCATGCAGCACAACCCGCGCGATGTTGACTACGCAACGCTTGCGGCAGAGCATGCGAATGCCGATGTGCCGTGCGAATGGATGGAGTCGAGCGAGCCCTCGTACATCCTCTACACCTCGGGTACGACCGGCAAACCGAAGGGCGTGCAGCGCGACACCGGCGGCTATGCGGTGGCACTGGCTGCGTCGATGCCGCTCATTTTCGGTGCGCAGCCCGGCGACACCATGTTCACTGCGTCGGATGTCGGCTGGGTGGTCGGGCACAGCTACATCGTCTATGCGCCGCTGCTCGCTGGCCTGACGACGGTCATGTACGAAGGCACGCCGATCCGCCCCGACGGCGCCGTCTGGTGGCGCATCGTCGAGCAATACCGGGTGAATGTGATGTTCACGGCCCCCACCGCCATTCGCGTGCTCAAGAAGCAGGATCCTGCGCTGCTGCAGCGGCATGACCTGTCGAGCCTGCGCCGCCTGTTCCTTGCCGGCGAGCCGCTGGATGAGCCCACCGCCAGTTGGATTGGCGAGGCCCTGCACAAGCCCATCGTTGACAACTACTGGCAGACCGAGACCGGCTGGCCGATGTTGGCCATTCCGCAAGGGGTCGAGCCTTCCGAGCAAAAGCTCGGCTCGCCGGGCTTCCCGGTCTACGGCTACAAGCTCGACATCCTGGATGAGGCCACCGGCGAGCCGTGCGCCCCAGGCGAGAAAGGGCTCCTCGCTGTCGCCGCGCCCCTGCCGCCAGGCTGCATGACCACCGTCTGGGGCGACGACGCCCGCTTCCTGCAGACATACTGGTCGGCGTTTCCCGGTCGGCACATCTATTCGAGCTTCGACTGGGGTGTGCGTGATGAGGAGGGCTACGTGACCATCCTCGGCCGCACCGACGATGTGATCAACGTTGCAGGCCACCGCCTAGGCACCCGCGAGATCGAAGAGAGCCTGTCGTCGCATCCGGCCATCGCCGAGGTGGCGGTGGTGGGCGTAGCAGATCAACTCAAAGGGCAGGTGGCGATGGGGTTTGCCATCGTGCGTGACGCCTCGCGCGTTTCTGAGGCGGCGGGGCGTTTGGCCCTGGAGGGCGAACTGATGCGCACGGTCGAGGCGCAACTCGGCGCAGTGGCGCGGCCCTCGCGCGTATTCTTCGTCGGGGCCTTGCCCAAGACGCGCTCCGGAAAACTGCTGCGCCGCGCAATGCAGGCCGTAGCAGAGGGCCGTGACCCGGGCGATCTGACCACCATCGAGGACCCCACGGCATTGGCTCAGGTGCAGGCTGCGATGCGAGGCGAGTAG
- a CDS encoding transglycosylase SLT domain-containing protein, with protein sequence MRSVRLLAATVLSLLLAACATAPGPNADTASTSASTATGQTPAPVVNVDQQPVASLKGPAKDLWARIRQGFSMPDLQSSAVDDRTDWYAQRPDAFRRMVDRSNRYLYHIVEELERRNMPTELALLPFVESAFNPQAVSSAKAAGMWQFIPSTGKTYNLKQNVFQDERRDVLASTDAALDYLSKLHDQFGDWQLALAAYNWGEGAVARAIARNQAAGLSTDYVNLNMPAETRMYVPKLQAVKNIIANPERYGVTLPEIPNHPYFVTVTTSRDIDVTLAAKLANLPMDEFKALNPSFNRPVILGASNPQILLPYDNAETFQYNLNTYHGGLSSWTAVTVGNRERVEALAARLKVDPDTIREINRIPKGMRLKAGSTVVVPRADGAQENAPDISPELAENATMAVEPDMPDLRKVVVRAGKRDTIAGLSRRYGVSVAQIRAWNQLPGDAIPKGHSVVLMLPQARGASRGGHVRVMRVSAKTARSTAATTRVPTAKVAGKPVVKAKPVASSSSSAKRKKR encoded by the coding sequence ATGCGATCCGTGCGACTTCTTGCGGCAACTGTGCTCAGTCTGCTCCTTGCGGCCTGTGCAACGGCCCCCGGGCCGAACGCCGACACAGCCAGCACCAGCGCCTCCACTGCCACCGGCCAGACCCCAGCGCCGGTCGTCAATGTCGATCAGCAGCCCGTGGCGTCCCTGAAAGGGCCGGCCAAGGATCTCTGGGCCCGCATTCGCCAAGGTTTCTCCATGCCCGACCTGCAAAGCTCGGCCGTGGACGATCGTACCGACTGGTATGCGCAGCGCCCGGACGCCTTCCGGCGCATGGTGGACCGCTCCAACCGGTACCTGTATCACATCGTCGAAGAGCTGGAGCGGCGCAATATGCCCACCGAGCTCGCCCTGCTGCCGTTCGTGGAAAGTGCGTTCAACCCGCAGGCTGTATCGAGCGCCAAAGCTGCTGGAATGTGGCAGTTCATTCCGAGCACCGGCAAGACCTACAACCTCAAGCAGAACGTCTTCCAGGATGAGCGCCGCGATGTGCTTGCCTCGACCGATGCTGCGCTGGACTATCTATCCAAGCTGCACGACCAGTTTGGCGACTGGCAACTCGCGCTCGCCGCTTACAACTGGGGCGAAGGTGCGGTGGCGCGGGCGATTGCCCGCAACCAGGCAGCCGGGCTGTCGACCGATTACGTCAACCTGAACATGCCCGCCGAGACGCGCATGTACGTGCCCAAGCTCCAGGCGGTGAAGAACATCATCGCCAACCCGGAGCGCTACGGCGTCACTCTGCCCGAGATACCGAACCATCCGTACTTCGTCACCGTCACGACTTCACGCGATATTGATGTGACGCTGGCCGCCAAGCTGGCCAATTTGCCGATGGATGAGTTCAAGGCGCTCAACCCATCGTTCAACCGGCCGGTGATCCTGGGCGCGTCCAACCCGCAGATCCTGCTGCCCTACGACAACGCCGAAACGTTCCAGTACAACCTGAATACGTATCATGGCGGTCTTTCGAGCTGGACGGCCGTAACGGTCGGCAACCGCGAGCGTGTGGAAGCGTTGGCGGCGCGGCTGAAGGTTGATCCCGACACCATTCGCGAGATCAACCGCATTCCGAAGGGCATGCGTTTGAAGGCCGGCTCCACCGTGGTCGTGCCGCGTGCCGATGGCGCCCAGGAAAACGCACCCGACATCAGCCCCGAATTGGCTGAGAACGCCACCATGGCGGTCGAACCCGACATGCCTGATCTTAGAAAGGTGGTGGTTCGCGCTGGCAAGCGCGACACGATTGCGGGTTTGTCGCGACGCTACGGCGTGTCCGTCGCCCAGATTCGTGCGTGGAACCAACTCCCCGGCGATGCCATCCCCAAGGGGCATAGCGTCGTGCTGATGCTGCCGCAAGCGCGCGGTGCCAGTCGTGGCGGGCATGTGCGCGTGATGCGCGTGTCGGCCAAGACGGCGCGCTCCACTGCCGCGACTACGCGCGTGCCGACCGCCAAGGTGGCCGGCAAGCCGGTGGTCAAGGCCAAACCGGTGGCAAGCTCATCGAGTTCGGCCAAGCGCAAGAAGCGCTGA
- the gloB gene encoding hydroxyacylglutathione hydrolase: protein MVQGGVPRGVALEVEAIAAFADNYIWALHDGRVAAVVDPGDAQPVLRFLKERGLALGAIVITHHHGDHVGGVRELLAAYPENPEGAPLPVIGPAGESIPCRTLAVREGDVVTLTQPAATFQVLDVPGHTSGHVAYVGYLQGNAASASLFCGDTLFATGCGRLFEGTPAQMRASLAKLAALAPDTRVYCAHEYTASNVRFARAVEPGNADLAAWEDEVTALRAEGRSTVPTTVGHERATNPFMRSDDANVTQAVVRHAGIDANDPVAVFAALRQWKNDFR from the coding sequence ATGGTCCAGGGTGGTGTGCCGCGTGGTGTAGCGCTTGAGGTCGAGGCGATCGCTGCGTTTGCCGACAATTATATTTGGGCACTACACGATGGTCGGGTGGCGGCTGTCGTCGATCCGGGCGACGCGCAACCGGTGCTGCGCTTCCTGAAGGAACGCGGGCTTGCGCTCGGTGCCATTGTAATCACACATCATCATGGCGATCACGTTGGCGGCGTGCGCGAACTGCTCGCGGCGTATCCGGAGAATCCCGAGGGTGCGCCGCTGCCGGTCATCGGCCCCGCGGGTGAATCGATTCCATGCCGCACGCTGGCCGTGCGCGAAGGCGACGTCGTTACGCTCACGCAGCCAGCCGCCACATTCCAGGTGCTCGATGTGCCTGGTCATACCAGCGGTCACGTCGCTTATGTGGGGTACCTTCAGGGTAATGCCGCATCGGCGAGCCTGTTTTGTGGCGATACACTCTTCGCCACCGGTTGCGGCCGGCTTTTTGAGGGTACGCCTGCGCAGATGCGCGCGTCGCTGGCCAAGCTGGCGGCGCTGGCGCCCGATACGCGTGTCTACTGCGCGCATGAATACACGGCATCGAATGTGCGCTTTGCGCGTGCAGTCGAACCTGGCAACGCCGACTTGGCGGCCTGGGAGGATGAGGTAACGGCGTTGCGGGCCGAGGGCCGCTCGACTGTACCCACTACCGTTGGCCACGAGCGCGCGACCAATCCCTTCATGCGATCGGATGACGCCAATGTGACGCAGGCCGTGGTACGCCATGCGGGTATCGACGCGAATGATCCGGTTGCGGTATTCGCTGCGTTGCGCCAGTGGAAGAACGATTTCCGTTGA
- a CDS encoding class I SAM-dependent methyltransferase yields the protein MSDSSNDRRIIDWHHWLASPPGQYVLRWEQAQFDRTVADMFGYHALQLGHPGFGALRENRIPLIARVVDDIDPTAPTETLDPMDGDPAESADAADGEPDATTPQRQATPRVICRYDELPFASQSIDLVALPHVLEFTDDPHEVLREVARVLMPEGRLVITGFNPLSLWGMRQGMRRLGTESFLPAQSQMIAFTRLKDWLKLLGFDIVRGRFGCYCPPNRSDKWLQRTAFMEKAGDRWWPIFGAVYMLQAVKRVRTMRLVGPAWKTRKSPALVPAGTPVATPSGSHSTKAPSATARDGKSGA from the coding sequence ATGTCCGACTCCTCTAACGATCGTCGCATTATAGATTGGCACCACTGGCTCGCCTCGCCGCCCGGGCAATACGTCCTGCGTTGGGAACAGGCCCAGTTCGATCGCACGGTGGCCGACATGTTCGGCTATCACGCGCTGCAACTCGGCCACCCTGGCTTTGGGGCCCTGCGCGAGAACCGCATCCCGCTGATCGCGCGTGTGGTGGATGACATCGACCCGACCGCCCCCACCGAAACGCTCGACCCGATGGACGGCGACCCCGCCGAATCCGCCGATGCGGCCGACGGAGAGCCGGACGCCACCACGCCCCAGCGCCAGGCCACACCGCGCGTCATCTGCCGCTATGACGAACTGCCCTTCGCGTCGCAGAGCATCGACCTCGTCGCCCTGCCCCACGTGCTGGAGTTCACGGACGACCCGCACGAAGTGCTGCGCGAAGTGGCGCGCGTGCTGATGCCCGAGGGGCGCCTGGTCATCACCGGCTTCAACCCGCTGAGCCTGTGGGGCATGCGACAGGGCATGCGGCGCCTGGGCACGGAATCGTTCCTGCCTGCGCAGAGCCAGATGATTGCGTTCACGCGCCTGAAGGACTGGCTCAAGCTGCTCGGATTTGATATCGTGCGCGGCCGTTTCGGCTGCTACTGCCCGCCCAATCGCTCGGACAAATGGCTGCAGCGCACCGCGTTCATGGAAAAGGCCGGCGACCGCTGGTGGCCGATCTTCGGCGCGGTTTATATGCTGCAGGCGGTCAAGCGGGTGCGCACCATGCGCTTGGTTGGTCCGGCTTGGAAGACGCGCAAATCGCCGGCGCTGGTGCCAGCCGGTACGCCGGTCGCGACACCTTCGGGCTCGCATTCGACGAAGGCGCCATCGGCCACAGCGCGTGACGGCAAATCGGGCGCCTGA
- the rnhA gene encoding ribonuclease HI encodes MQEVTVYSDGACKGNPGLGGWGTVLVSGSHEKELFGGETLTTNNRMELMAVIEAFRALKRPCRVQVYTDSQYVQKGISEWLAGWKARGWKTADKKPVKNDDLWRTLDELVAGHDVSWHWVKGHAGHPGNERADALANKGVEMARQASA; translated from the coding sequence ATGCAGGAAGTCACCGTTTATTCCGATGGCGCATGCAAGGGCAACCCCGGCCTTGGCGGCTGGGGCACCGTGCTCGTCTCGGGCAGCCACGAAAAAGAACTCTTTGGCGGCGAAACGCTGACCACCAACAACCGCATGGAGCTGATGGCCGTGATCGAGGCGTTTCGCGCGCTGAAGCGGCCATGCCGGGTGCAGGTGTATACCGATTCGCAGTACGTGCAGAAAGGCATCAGCGAATGGTTGGCCGGCTGGAAGGCGCGCGGCTGGAAAACAGCCGACAAGAAGCCGGTCAAGAACGACGACCTCTGGCGCACGCTCGACGAACTCGTCGCCGGACATGACGTGAGCTGGCATTGGGTCAAGGGCCATGCCGGCCATCCCGGCAACGAGCGCGCCGATGCGCTGGCCAACAAGGGCGTCGAGATGGCGCGCCAAGCCAGCGCCTGA